ATGATTGGAGTTTCACAGGTTCGTGCCATCTGTGACGTCTATACTATCTCAGTGTTCAGTTGGATGGTTTATAGCATTGTTTGAAAACTTGGTGAGTCAACTAGGAACTTGGCTtccttaaataaaaaataaattaattaaaaaaaaaaaaacaagacctagccttacaaaaaaaataaaaactagccGAATCACACTGTGGATCATTCCTATGCAAAACTTCTCTGAGTTTTTCAAAACTCGAATGAGTTTTGCTTTGACTCGACCGATCCACCAAGTCACAATAACTTGGCCCGAGTCAATCTCTGTAAAAATTGCTACAATCAAGAACAATCCTAAACGTATATGCATGAGTTCCTTCcttctaaaataatttttaacattttattttttttcttccagtTATTTATTTAATATCCTTAATTCGATTTTACACATTTATTTATAAATCACAATATTCTATTTTTATCTTCCTTTCTAAATCATAATCTCCTCCTTCTTTATAAGCTCACTTCTTTTTCTTACACTACATAACATTGGACTCCTAGAGTTGGATCACTTTTCCGTACACTAAGTAAAATCGTACTCCTAGAGTTGGATCTAAACTTTCAGTTAGTTCAGCAGTTGGCATTTAGATTctcatggcttttttttttttttaaaggattagaTTCTCATGGCTTAAAAAACCTAAACTATTAAATGATTTGTTTCACCTATTACCAGGGTAATGCAAAGGAAATGTGCAATGACAAAAATTACTTTACATGTCTCTTGACAACATTTACATTTGATTGTTGATACCCGTGCTTGGTTCATCAGCAGTAAAATCATGATAATGGCATTTTTATATtactttaatgtcaaatcatcaccaaaatacaTTGATGTTGCTGTTTGGTTTTGAGATTTTCATAGTAATGCCatgaaaaagtgcaatgattacaagtTCTTTTACCTGTCTCCAGAATACATCTGCGATTGACCACCGATTCTCATATTTGGATTGGCAATGGTGAAATCATAATAATAACACTTTTGCTCCCATTTACTAGGGTAATTGGCAAAACAAATAGACCCTAGTCTTCCAATCAATGAACATTTTCTACTATTGGATGTGAATTGTTTTTCTTGTTCCTTTTCAATGTTAATTGGTAGGCCGTTGATCAAAAGGACGCAAGAAAAGACTTGAAGATCTAtgatctaactgaagttatggcccttgatagagtggaatggtggaaaaggattcacatatttgaccccaattagttgagataaggcttagatgatgatgatgattatgatgatgatgatttttcagGACATGGCACATCCAACTAGTGGCCTACGAAATCAATGGCTGTGATCACCATATATAGTATAGTTGCTCTATAATTCACACTCAACACATGCCACACAGTATACAGCATTTTTCTTTACATTGTCACCCAAACATGCCATATATATCCGGTGACATAACCTCAATTCCAATTTCTCAAAGAAGACTCAAACAGACATTCAGTCAAACACTAGAAgtgcaaaacaaaaaacaaataagCAAACAAAATCTAATATAAAGCTATAGCATACCTCACCCCACCAATTCCACGTCGTAAGATTCCTGACATGACTAAGAAACTTCACAATATTCCTCCAACTATGAAAACACTCTGCTTCATGCTCGAAGTGCACGAATGCATTGACGAGCGACAACATGTCCTTGAAACGGAATTCATCAGCAATGTAATGCATGCAACAGAACGATGCCAGATTCGGCGCATCGATTTCGACCAAGCTATTTTTTCCCCTATAGAATTTGATAGCAAGATCCTTAAGCCGCATTGATGAAATCTTCAGATGTTTGATGCCATAACaagactccaatgtcaaattctCCAATTCCTGGCATCCGTCAATGAGGCCCGAGACAGTCTCGTCCGTCAATTCAACGTCGCTGAGGAACAGAGTCCGGAGAAAGCGGAAGGGAGCCCCACCTGCGGGAACGAGATTGCATCTGGAGATCTTCAAGACGCTGATGGGCACCGATCTGAGGAAGGAGAGCGGGAGATTGTAGCGGGGGTTATGGGAGTTATGGTCGTCGCGCCAGTCGCCGGAGAGGTCGAGATGAAGCTCTCGGATGTTGTTGCGGGCGGCAATTAGGATCCATGTATCAATGTGAGGAGCGAGGGCTTGATTGGCGTAGTCGAATTGGATGTGGAGGGATTGCAGATTTGATTGGTGGTGGCGATGAAGGACTTGATGGACGAAGGATGAGAAGATCCAGCCGTCTATAGCGGTGGGGTCGGGAGTGATGAGGGGCTGGTGGAAGCGGAGAGTGGGGGAGTGGGCCCACAGGTAGCGCCAGGCCTTTGATAGGGAAGAGGTGGTGACGGCGTCTTTAATGGGGAGGAAAGAGAGGATGTGGAGGAGCACGCTTTCGGGTAGATCGCAGAAGTTTGTTGTGGTGGAGGCACTGGATCTGCGGATGGTTTTCGCCATGGCCGGAGGTTGGGTGGGGGGCGCAGTTGGTTCGTTTGGATGCCTGGATGTTGGTGTATATTGTTTAGACGAGAAacatcggaaacggattggctgctggtcggtgctctgtgggccccaccatgatgtatgtgtttcatccattccgttcatccacttttacagataattttaatatCTGTAAataaattgagagggatataaatctcaggtggaccacaccacaggaaagaaatagtggttggatatccaccattaaaatcctcctaaggctcaccgtagtgtttatttggcatccaatctgttgattatgtcatacagacccagatgaaaagggaaaaaaacaaagatcatcttgatccaaaacttttatagcccccaaaaagtttttaatagtcgacgttcattcaacactgtttcttgtaatgtggtccacgtgagatttggatatatacaaaaaatgatatagaaaaatagatggacggaatggatgaaatacatgaatcatggtgaggcaccgatcatcagccattggctggtgtcagggggagtagccaatccgtctccagaAACATCACCAGTGATTGAGTTTGAAacgaacgcggatttcctgcgacaGGCTTTTGCACGAAAGTTCCTGGGCTTGGAtgcttaggtgggtcccaccgtgatgtttgtgataaattcacaccgtacatctgttttgGGAGCTCATTCTAGGACACGTGGCAAAAAATTAAGtgtatataaaactcaagtgggcttggcttggctcggctcAATCCTTAAGCTACTAGCGgaccttagcttgaactcggctcagctcggtcctcaagcctgactggccagctcagctcgctTCGATCCGTAGCTTGGGTCAATTCAAGCCGAGCTCAAGCCACcgcggcattttatcaaatacattgAGTCTACCTTCAATTTCTTACGAAAAATGTAAAGTAATACCATCAGATTACTTGTATTCCACCGAACACTTAGcatgaaatatataaaatcaagATACgaaagtatttgtttcatatccataccttccccACCattagccgacacttcgttgagtcatttcatcgaacacttgctgagcaacatcaatatcaaaataatcgagtcaccaaactagttcaattcgagttggggtttgatccaagtcgagtcgagctcaggcaagcttgaactcgttTGAGCTCAAAAAAGCAGCTTGACTCGTGTAACACTCTTACTTTTTCTTTAATGGTGGATAATTGATCccactgt
This region of Magnolia sinica isolate HGM2019 chromosome 1, MsV1, whole genome shotgun sequence genomic DNA includes:
- the LOC131237389 gene encoding F-box/FBD/LRR-repeat protein At5g56420-like, encoding MAKTIRRSSASTTTNFCDLPESVLLHILSFLPIKDAVTTSSLSKAWRYLWAHSPTLRFHQPLITPDPTAIDGWIFSSFVHQVLHRHHQSNLQSLHIQFDYANQALAPHIDTWILIAARNNIRELHLDLSGDWRDDHNSHNPRYNLPLSFLRSVPISVLKISRCNLVPAGGAPFRFLRTLFLSDVELTDETVSGLIDGCQELENLTLESCYGIKHLKISSMRLKDLAIKFYRGKNSLVEIDAPNLASFCCMHYIADEFRFKDMLSLVNAFVHFEHEAECFHSWRNIVKFLSHVRNLTTWNWWGEERYTGMFFEDVFPGSLPQTGEVLEKLFPGSLPQLKTGEFLEKFFPGSLPRLTTSDFFEKFFPGCLPSLKVFKISAFRGTENELELVKFLLKHGMALEEVIFDPNDKYGFTDQPPPEFLAERFQEVRAFPRYSSHTKILLL